The Geomonas ferrireducens genome includes a window with the following:
- a CDS encoding N-acetyltransferase, translating to MIRKARIGDVKDIQKLLTNFASRGEMLSRSLSELYEALRDFYVFEEDGQLLGTSALHIVWEDLAEVRSVAVAESVGRRGIGSQVVGACIDEARSLGLKRLFCLTYKPDFFAKFGFKVADKSELPHKVWGDCIKCVKFPDCDEIAMILEL from the coding sequence ATGATCAGAAAGGCCAGAATCGGCGACGTAAAGGACATTCAGAAACTGTTGACCAACTTCGCGAGCCGCGGAGAGATGCTCTCTCGCTCGCTTTCCGAGCTATACGAGGCGCTGCGCGACTTCTACGTTTTCGAGGAGGACGGGCAACTGCTAGGTACCTCGGCGCTGCACATCGTCTGGGAAGACCTGGCAGAAGTGCGCTCCGTGGCGGTTGCCGAAAGCGTCGGACGCCGCGGCATCGGGAGCCAGGTGGTGGGCGCCTGCATCGACGAGGCGAGATCGCTCGGTTTGAAGCGCCTCTTCTGCCTCACCTACAAGCCCGATTTCTTCGCAAAGTTCGGCTTCAAGGTGGCCGACAAGTCCGAGCTCCCGCACAAGGTGTGGGGTGACTGCATCAAGTGCGTGAAGTTCCCGGACTGCGACGAGATCGCCATGATACTGGAGCTTTGA